A DNA window from Bacteroides cellulosilyticus contains the following coding sequences:
- a CDS encoding RagB/SusD family nutrient uptake outer membrane protein, translating into MKRLKYLLIAGVSLLLTSCENFLDRQPESSLSGETFWTSEQDLKTWNAGMYDGLQSTLRTNWFYWGELRSGVYAERGTAYDRNLLYNGLNSQSGSSSWSDLYKTIYRANAAIKHIPTSPIGSSVSAPYLGQAYAMRALMYFYAIRVWGGVPKITEPMEDVSSQERYYGRTSVEELKAFILEDIEKALEHIGASTDMSSASKYYLNRGAIMALRVDVLMWYKEYDKALVAANDLLTNYKYSLEPASTYSSMFLNPSSSKEMIFNLFWNYEEDSNGFGYAQELASGSNTIRYHPTKAYYKELVSRKREDNRVTMIMDTFAISYFITPDEMIDESYEKAMNGDYGNAANFQIKCPKFTEYGATANDGRPGYSYVANGSCSTHMPIYRLADILLLKAEALVLGTHKDYQGAINIVNQIRERAGWENIAVLEDYPTEKDLIKLIIDERTIELWAEGKRWFDLVRNDMVKEYLDPYLQNEDLGDQRIPEGFVIGAEKEANQIGGYGRILWPLNQDVFRKNPSMRGQQNKPYEE; encoded by the coding sequence ATGAAAAGATTAAAATATTTACTGATCGCTGGTGTCAGTCTGCTGCTCACTTCTTGTGAGAACTTCTTAGACAGACAACCCGAAAGTTCGCTGTCGGGCGAGACTTTCTGGACTTCAGAACAGGATTTGAAAACCTGGAATGCAGGTATGTATGACGGTCTGCAATCTACCTTACGTACAAACTGGTTCTATTGGGGCGAACTTCGTTCCGGTGTGTATGCAGAACGTGGAACGGCTTACGACCGTAACTTACTATACAATGGTTTGAACTCTCAGTCGGGCTCTTCCAGTTGGAGTGACCTTTATAAAACTATTTATCGTGCGAATGCGGCTATTAAGCATATTCCCACCAGCCCTATAGGCAGTTCTGTATCTGCTCCATATTTAGGTCAGGCTTATGCAATGCGTGCATTGATGTATTTTTATGCTATACGTGTATGGGGCGGTGTACCTAAAATCACTGAACCCATGGAAGATGTCTCTTCGCAGGAACGATATTATGGAAGAACTTCTGTAGAAGAATTGAAAGCTTTTATTCTGGAAGATATAGAGAAAGCATTAGAACATATTGGTGCTTCTACAGATATGTCCAGTGCCAGTAAGTACTATTTAAATCGCGGAGCTATTATGGCATTGCGTGTAGATGTATTAATGTGGTATAAGGAATATGACAAAGCGCTCGTAGCAGCTAATGACTTACTGACAAACTATAAATATAGTCTTGAACCGGCATCTACCTATTCCAGTATGTTTTTGAATCCATCAAGTTCTAAAGAAATGATATTCAATCTTTTCTGGAACTATGAAGAAGATAGCAACGGCTTTGGATATGCTCAGGAACTTGCGTCAGGTTCAAACACGATCCGATATCATCCGACAAAGGCATATTATAAGGAATTGGTATCCCGTAAGAGAGAAGATAACCGCGTCACTATGATTATGGATACATTTGCTATCAGCTATTTCATTACTCCTGACGAGATGATAGACGAATCGTATGAAAAAGCAATGAACGGTGATTATGGTAATGCCGCTAATTTCCAAATTAAATGTCCGAAATTCACAGAATACGGAGCAACTGCTAATGATGGCAGGCCCGGATATTCCTATGTTGCTAACGGATCATGTTCTACCCATATGCCAATTTATCGCTTAGCAGATATCTTGTTGCTAAAAGCTGAAGCTTTAGTATTAGGTACGCATAAAGATTATCAAGGCGCGATTAATATCGTCAATCAAATACGTGAACGTGCAGGTTGGGAAAATATTGCAGTTTTAGAGGATTACCCAACCGAGAAAGATTTGATTAAGTTGATTATTGATGAACGTACCATTGAGCTTTGGGCAGAAGGTAAACGTTGGTTTGATTTGGTACGCAATGATATGGTAAAAGAATATTTAGATCCATATTTGCAGAATGAAGACTTGGGTGATCAGAGAATTCCGGAAGGTTTTGTTATTGGTGCTGAGAAAGAAGCTAATCAGATTGGCGGTTACGGCAGAATTTTGTGGCCTCTGAATCAGGATGTATTCCGTAAGAACCCATCTATGAGAGGACAACAGAACAAACCTTATGAAGAATAA
- a CDS encoding TonB-dependent receptor plug domain-containing protein, producing the protein MKHRILILLSAILISLVGTAQDNVAGVILNEKGKPAKKIKMRVKGRMKMLSTSSKGTFELDNVKTGDTLLVYPNRKLVAYVPMSGIPTYTIHLGKNSLRYATNEKTITCMYQEIPEQTYNSNIITYERIRQLDVNNLIDLLRGNIAGLQINYSDGQMKASIRGSSSFALSTEPLFIVGGTEYNSLEEANNAVSVEDIREVEIKKDGSEYGMKGANGVIIIRIK; encoded by the coding sequence ATGAAACATCGTATTCTGATTTTATTATCAGCTATTCTGATTTCACTAGTGGGAACAGCACAGGACAATGTGGCAGGAGTTATCCTGAATGAAAAGGGTAAACCGGCCAAGAAGATAAAAATGCGTGTAAAGGGGCGCATGAAGATGCTTTCCACTTCATCAAAAGGTACATTTGAACTGGATAATGTAAAAACAGGCGATACACTGTTGGTATATCCTAACAGGAAGTTAGTGGCTTATGTGCCTATGTCGGGAATTCCAACCTATACCATACATCTGGGAAAGAATTCATTGCGCTATGCCACGAATGAAAAAACAATAACCTGCATGTATCAGGAAATACCGGAACAAACCTATAACAGCAATATTATCACTTATGAGAGAATCCGGCAATTAGACGTCAACAATTTAATAGATTTGCTGCGAGGTAATATTGCCGGATTGCAGATTAATTATTCTGATGGACAAATGAAGGCCTCAATACGGGGAAGTTCATCTTTTGCTCTCAGTACCGAACCGCTATTCATTGTAGGCGGAACCGAATATAATTCATTGGAAGAAGCTAATAACGCAGTGTCAGTAGAAGATATACGAGAAGTCGAAATAAAAAAAGATGGTTCTGAGTATGGTATGAAAGGAGCGAACGGCGTTATCATCATACGGATAAAATAA